TATTTATTTcagaaacaaaaaataaacaacaaattacaaaaaaatgaaacgaTAAAAACAGattctaaaaaatataagggACCAAATTATctaaatagaaaatataatgaaaatagaTTCATTAATGTGATACCCATACAAAAAGGGAATATTACGAAGAACTTTTCTGGTACTGGAACAGGATATACTAGTATATACaacgaaaatataaataatattaataataatggaggatataaatataatgatatatacaaaaaattgattaataattataattcaaTTCATAATAGCTATAACTCATTTCGAACTTTTGATGGAAAAGATAGACATGAAAAAAATAGCATAAAAaaccaaaataataaatttctCAATATTCCTACAAGTACAAAATCtgttgaaaatataaataattcttttaatttaaaaaaaaaatcaaaaaaaaataaatcggGAAAAAGTCAAAATCATAACAAAAATAGTAACGAAAATTGTATCAAAATTACAAAACAGGAAGAAGACTCAATAATAgaatcaaataataataaaaaaaaaaacaataataatattattaataatattgataaaattaataataatgataatggaAATAGTagtaaaaagaaaaatgcaAATAAGCATTTTAGTACAAATTTGTGTAATGCATGTTTAAATGTTAATGATGATGTTTAtgttaaacaaattaaagaaataatCGATAGAGACATTAATTTATCAGAGGAAAATAGTAGAATCATATCtgagttaaaaaaaaataatattctaAATTcgtacatttttaaaaatatgaattctttggaaaattttaaaaaaggaGGGCTAACATGGGTAGTGTATCCAAACGACTTGGGCTCGCAAAATGGGAATGGCAATagcaacaataataatatcaaCAATGGCAATAGCAATGGCAATGGCAGTGGCAATACCAATTTACTGTGGCAGTCTAGTGACACATTTGATGTTGAAAATGTTTCCGAAAATGTGGAACTTCGTTTAAAAAATTCGAAACATACAACGATAAATTATGACAAATTAGAAAAGGAtaaaggaaataataatggtTATTTAAATGGTAATAATGAAACCGAATTTCCTTATGCAGATTTAATAaaagataatattttttataatgataaatatataatagaacCCCTTATAGAGAATACATGGTTAAAACGGGTtctattaataattaaaaaagaatCATTAGATTTAGATGCAtttgtatttaaattaaaatattatttttataaatctgttatttttttatatcaagaaggtattaaagcatatttaGGAGATGTAGCAAAtcaaatgaaaatttatattaaatataatttttggtCTGCATCTGAAAttgcttttattttattacaattaacaaatatatgtaatataaaaatagaagTAAGAATAAAAGGGGAGATTGGTTGTGTTATATATCTAAATGAAGAACCTCCAAATTTTAAAGGATTTGTTGATAGTCATactttaaataatatatttactaAAAGAGATTGGATGTTATTAAATGATTTTGCAATACAAATGATGAGATATCAacaaaatgaagataataatgataattgtAATTGTttatcaaatataaatataaattctcAAAATGGTATTTCCGAAATATTATGTTTAAAAGAATTAGAAAAAGATCTTGAACCCGTTTTTAGTCCTGATTTAAATCAATTGATttgtgataaaaatatgaaagaaaaaaataacacaTCTGAATCTATTTTACAATTTAAAGAAAATCCAAAAATAGATACTCAAATGAATCCCATTTCTACATCTAACAATATAGAAATAggaaataatgataaaatgaGTAATGATTCTAAAAATGTTGTTACAacagataaaaataattgtgTAGAAACAAATACAtgtatattttgttcttctccaaataaaaaaataaaatcttaCATGTTTAATGGTGGTAGATATGCATTTGCTgctaaattaaaagaaaaaattaatgaatttaaatttaaaagattAGGAGATATTATACATTTGGTTCAATTAGCAATACATAAAGgaatatttgtatattccCAACGTATTTTATTACCAGTATCTGCTTGTGAAAAAAGTGCTGATGAATTATatccaaaaataaaaagttataaTTATGAAATTTGTAAAACCTTAAATGAAGTCATGgatattatttcattattagtAGATCATAGACCAAATGGTTTGGTACTTGCTCAATTGAAACAACAATTTATTCttcaatataaaaaagaattaaaCAGTTTACATTTtggttataaaaaattacagAATTTACTTTTATCTGAcccttttaataaatattacaaGCTTTATATTCCTAATGCGAATTTACATCGAACTCATATTCAACATCGAAAATATCAAACTCCCGAAAATtgcaaaatatttaaaaaagaagTTGATGGAATTTTTAcacatttaaaatttattgaagataatgatttttattatcattattattctGGATCTGTTAATTTTGAGGAGGAATATGAAACTGAGTTGGACGAAAACGAAAAGGAAAACGAAAAGGAAAACGAAAAAGTAGATGCAATAAAAACGGACAAAAATACAAAGTTATCAAATTGTTTagaatcaaataaaaaaaaaaaaaaaagtgtaaaTATTGAtctaaaatacaaaaatataaataagctacctttttttatacaagaaaatataaaaaatatatttgattttaATGAAAAGGAAAATGAGATAATTGAGTCTTTAGATAAAGAACAtgaattaaatgaaaatatgcGTTTGATTTTGTTTAccataaataaaatagagcAGGAAGAAGATAACCCTAATTATGCTAATTGTGATAATTATGCTAAATTAGTAAAAGATGATCTTcaaaaaagtgaaaataatataaccgataataatattaacaagAGAAACCATTTAGTTAactatttgtatcatatcgATTTTGATACCGAGCATGATGGTGATGGTAATGGTAATAGCAATAGTAGTAGCAATGGCAATTGCAGTAGCAATAGTGAGTATGTgcttttatttaaaaaaatagaaaacatatttaatagTTCTTATGCAAATGATGAAACTgatgatgatataaataagaGTAATAATTGTTGTAAGGATGAAGAAGGTGTAGAAGAAAACTGGAACGATtcgaaatataatatatggaactttttttataaaaaaaaaataaataattgtttagatataaataaaacattttatgtTTCTCCAATTCTGAATATTTATTCTttgattaaaaaatataaaataaaaaaaaaaaataatgataatcatcaaaaatatatagaagaTATAAATACTGAAAATACTAACTTTTCtacattattaataaataataataatcaacATCATGGTCTGTctaattataaatatcagAATAATTTTGGATATTttgaagataataaaaatgtttcaaTAAATTCTCAAAATGATTATTCGAATCTTGTCGACACAAAGTTGGCAAAAACGGGCTCGGAAAAAACAAcgaatcaaaataattttattaataaccCTGATGACAAAAATCAACAATATCATAGTTATAATAGTGTAAATAAATCTGGAAATTGTGTTTTCCAAGAAAGGAACACACCATCTTCTAATTTGGGTTCATATAACAATATAGATGCAAAGGTTAACAATAGCTGTGTTAATAACAACCTGGTTAGCTGTGCTAATAAATTAACCAATAAGtataatcaaaaaaatgGTAACAAATATTACAAAATTGAAAAAGAAGGAACTATTAATGTGCTTAAAGATAATTCTATTCAATCGGTGCCAGAAGATAACAATAATTATTTAGTTcagaataaatataatatatataatgaatatatgaCCAATTCGTTGCAATTTGATGGTATTGAAAAGGAATCTAAGAATGTGACAATAAGTGTGTCTAATAATATGAAGAACAAATTTAATGCCTTTgaaacaaaattaaatacaaataGTGGCAATAATtccttatataataatagtaagGTCGAGATCAATAATTTAGTGCactatgataaaaatgaaaaaaatatttatttcgaTACACAGCAAATGAATGTAGTAAATTCAAATAACAATTCGAACGTGTTTAACagaaataatgaaaataacaaTGATCTTCTTCTGAATCATCTAAATGATGAAAtgtattacaaaaaaattaacaagacaaatattatatttgaaCAAGAAGATGGTATTcaaaatgatttaaaaaattatatagaagaaataaatgaatatgaaCATGAAAATCATATTGATGTGAAATAtctaaataatgatatagatataaaacttagtgaaaataaaaataaggatcattttatagataattatcatgatgaaaatgatgtCAATTATTCTGATGATTTATATAACGGAGATGATATAGTTAACTGTGTTCATAATAATGGATATTTTAGTATTGACGATCcagatgataataatatgaatccAAGTTTTGAAAATTTGTATAGCATTGAAGAtagtaattttattaacaatcCAGAATTTTCTTCATTCTTTATTGACACTACTGACAATAAATGTATGGATGAAATGGATGGTGAAATTCATATGAGCAATTATAGTAATGATAATTTAGATACTGATTCtcattgttttaaaaaaattaatcttataaataacaatattaatggaattgaagaaaataacaataatagcAATTCTACAACCACAACAACTAATACTATCGATATgggtaaaaataaaatattcattaataataataatgaaaaaaaaaaaataatctcCAACAATTTGATCTCCAACAATTTAATCACAAACAATTTAATCACCAACAATTTAATCACAAACAATTTAATCACAGAATGTgatgttaatatatttcgTAGCAGTGACTATTTAGATAATACagtaaataattattatgataataccaccaaaaatacaaaaataaataaatgtatgcTTTttgaatatgaaaaaaactCTAATTTATATCCGAAAACTggttattttaataatatacacaCTAATGATACAAATGTTAAAAGTGAAAATGATATATGGAATCATAACTCTATATCAAGTACAAAATTATCTTTATTAAATAGTGCCATATGTaatgacaaaataaatagcttttctttttattcaaataatatagtATCCCCACAAAATAATTTCCTATTAAATAATCAGAGATATAATAATTCAAAGGAATATATTGATTTTCTCTCATATAAAGATACACCCAATTAAAtagaaattgaaaaaaaatccaaagaaataaaaagtaTTGCAATTTATTAAGTGCTAGCCAAAATGAGACACACtttttcctaaaaaaaatatctatatgaaaaaaataacagaCTTGTCCATAGttcaatataaaaaaaaacacatagTTAATGATAAAAGGGATAATATGcatttaaaacaaaataactTTAGTAAGCATGTCGATTATTCTAATCATAACACCTTTGATATGTatcaataaaatttaaaaaaagaaaaaaaaatattacaaaaaacaaacatattttaaaacttcagaaaataataattatttactGAACGAAGCaacaaatatgaaaaaaattatgcaaaattaaaaatatttgttcgtaaaaatatacaaagaATGTGTCGAATTAACACACCTAAGTATATATCtctaaatttgtatataatatatttttcatcaaataaaacaatataaaatatataagatttCCGAATTTTGTCAAAAAGtgtatattttcatattacactattttaatcatttgtgataaaaaaaaaataccgTAAATAGTtcgtattatatatttttttttaatacatttcTATAACTattcataatatatagaatttaatttgttttttttatgacacattatattattgtttttgttcataaatatactaatttttattataaaaaccTGATATGTTCATGCGATTTTGACATCATTTTCCATTTACTAGCCAAAATTGTTCATTCCGTTCATAAAATTTCATGCACAAATGTGTGCAGTTATATAATGCTAACTATATATAGCGCatgctattttatattatttttataaacttgaaaaaaaactattattatgCTTTAATTTTTGTACACAATTCCTTAGACAATTGACAAATTCTGTTATTCCCATTCCGTATTTTGCActgacaaaaaaaatgggaatattatcatcataattttttattccttTATAAGCTTCCTCCAccttattcattttttctttgAAGTTTAAGTCACATTTGTTTATAACGACAATGTAAGGTTTTTGATATATATGGTCATCTTTCCGCTTTAGTTCGTCCCTGCAAAGGATGAAAAATGCAAATACaatatattgtaaaaaaaaaaaaaaaaaaaaaaaaaaaaaaaaaaaaaaacgatacacaaaatttattaaaatgggGAGAAAACGCCTTTGCAAAATTGTATAACTATTCATTTTTTGCAAAAGCGGGGGACTAGTTATTGGGAGTAGCCCCATATAATGCAAACATATAGGTATACCTGATGCTGCAAAACTGAGCAAATACATCCATGTTGATGTCAAGAATTATTACAAGAAGGTGAGTTAACTccatatatttcataaaattgggattaatattaaaagttatattatttttctcgTCATTTTGAGAAGTTTCGCTTTTTTCACTAAAAAAATCTGCCACCGATATCTGGTAATTgtctttaaaaaatatttttttcaatatgtataaattattaacagTGTGAATTTGATGCGTAATTAAAGATAAGAGAGTTGATTTCCCAACTCCATCATATCCTATAAAGCATATATCGctaatacatttatatacaacacgtatataattaataacaCCACTTTGGCCTTTTTCAAATGAAAATGTGTTTTGCATATTATTCCCTTTACCTCCTATTCCACCTTTTGATAGTAAAATACAATTATTTGTTTCACACAAAAGTCCAATATATGTTTCTTTTCTTACGTTTTGGTCCAtagtttttatttgttttaaaatatgttgaTTTCTTTTAAGATAAACAGgatcttctttttttataatgttataaacattttcttcataattcgatttataataaattatatttttttcttttttttcatataaatttCCATTTATTGTATTCTcttcatttgtttttttttctaattttatgttattatCCAAATTGTTTGgaaaatttttattcttatcaACTTTATTATCATGACACAAATAATTCCCATTTATGTTACCCTTATTATCTTTATCATTTTGATCTggtaaaattttataaacatGACAAACTttgtttaaatataaaaaaatattggtACCATTTTTTCCTCTCAATTGATTTGCTTTTCCTTTCCCTCCATTTGTAGCTAATATAGCACAAGGTAACTCTGATAagttgttaataaaaatatgtttattttgatcatcattttttttatttccaacATTTTTATGATTAATATTTCCTTTAACAGATGAATAacacaaatatatacttCCACCATCTCCCCCTTTTCCTCCATTAGGTATCCCTAAATTTCCAAAAacttttcttttaaattttttaaaactaaAAGCGCCATCTCCTCCTGCTCCACTttcacattttattattctttcactttcataaaaaattgatTTATTCCTACTAAATTTTACTAAATTATTTTGTGATTTTATTAAATCTTCTTTATGgtctatatttttacacaCATTTATGGTATCACAGTcatcttcatcattttttttatttttttttccatttttattatgtccATAAgttttaatatcatttttattttctttgttaataatttttatgctataaaaaaaaatacttttaGAAAAAATTCGGCCTTCacaaaaaattgtattattttttaatattccatttatttgtttaaatttattaatcaTTTCAAAACGAGCTAGCTTTTAAGCATTATACAAAAATGAGTAACACAATTTGCTTGTGTATTTCACAAGTAGAATTATCTTTTATACCaactatataaatatagtgATAGATAATTAAGATATGTAAAGGTTATGGACATATTCATATAAtccttatatttttcaaaattttttttgtaaatttatttGATGGTGTAATATTGAGAAAATGAtggcaaaaaaaatatgtcactgacataatttttatgtaaagtctgaaaaaaaaaaaaaaaaaagctacAAATTAAGCTAGCTAAAATATTTAGCTAGTTCTAATAACAATAAAGTTGAGAAACATTAATCAATATAccaaaattatgcaaaagaTATTATATTTCTCATTTAAATGTTCTATAACATTATTGtagtatttaatataaattataatttctcGCTCCaataaagaaaagaaaatattttatagctattttttttttttgaaatgaTATAGGAGAGAAATTTAAAATagcttttatttatttacatatgattttttttactgACTATCTAACTAATATACATTGTGTGTTTATTAGTTTgtaatattttacattttatttcctatttttttgaaatgtTTGAAatgtttgaaaaaataactaaaaaataacaacTTTAGCTAAAAGTTTTAATGAAAACACACATGACGTGTAATGTATTAATGGACTTTgtgataaaatttttaagtagtctttatttatattcttgTTCTATTATgctatgaaaataatttaaattttttttttaatttttttttttggagaGTTGTTGCATTATCACATCGTTCTTTAATCAACTGTTTTATCATCAATCTTAATGAAAAAGGTTTactgttttttatatttttgcaatgtattttttagtggtacaaaatataatagaaaaacgATTttcaatttaaatataaaaaaaattaagaatataGAAAACAAGCACacacaaaataataacaattttagTCACAAACTTTAtaacacaaataataataattatagtCAATTTGACATAAATCGagataatgaatataatgacatcttaaatgatataatatatgaatatgaGAAAGAacaaaaggaaaaaaataaaggagATAAAATATCTCAAATAAGTGGAAAAGGGAAAAACCAAAGCAAGGTCAGCCCCAATAATGGGGACGATAATATTGGTAATGATAATATTGGTGGTGATAATATCGGTGGTGATAATATTGGTGGTGATAGCATGTACATACCGAAACATAAAGAGCAAGCCAAGTCAGAAGATGAGAATAATACATCACTATGGGAAAAAGAAATTGAACGGATAAATaaacttaaaaataataatttgttaaaCTTATGTGACTTAAATTATGATCTTCATAGAGTGGCAATAAATAATTCGAAAGTGGACGAAAATAACGAAGAGGAAAactataataaaattagtttatttttagaatcacaagttttgaataaaaataaaggagAATCAAATTTATGTATTGAAGACAGTATAGgtagatatttttttaaaataaatgaagagTTTATTCAAACAATTTCAGAAAAAGAATTACataatttcaaaaatataatacacaaaaaaattatttatcttAAATATCAGtatcttaaaaaatataaaagtgcCATTGAGCAAGTAAAAAAAGTTAGCAAAACAAAAACAGAAGAAATAAACAAACATGTATCATTAGTATATGAAGGGGATGAAAACGGCTCAACGGAAAAAGGTGATTCAAATTTATTAGGCAcggaagaaaaaaatggtaGCAAAATGGGTGGCAAAATGGGTGGCAATAGTGATAATggtgatgatgatgatggcGATGGTGACGAACTGAGAAGGGGGCCAGAAGTGTctttagaaaaaataaacgaaATGATAGATCTTAATCAGAAGCTTTCTAAATTgcaaaaaaattttgaagaCCTAAAAAAGTTTGACATATTTAAAGTTTTAAATGGAAATcgatttttaaataatttaaaaataaacaagtttcaattttttgaatattcgTGTGCTTCTTTGAAAGAAGAGATGGACCagttcataaaaaaaatcaggatgaaaaaaaatgaaaaagaaattgaagaaaattatgtaaataattattgttatttaagTGTACCTAAAATCAAtgatatgcattttttaaataacgaaaaaaaatcaataataataaaagtaccaaatgaagaaaaaaaagaaaaaaaagaaaaaaaagaaaaaaaaatattcaattatgtgaaagaaataaatattgaaGCAGATAAAGCAATTCTATTATTAAgtcaaaatgataaaaaattaaatattagtGTTCGAAATATTTGTGATAAAATTGGATATCTAACACAAGGGTTGTGTATATATCCTCAATTAGacaatgaaataaataatgatgaatatgataataaaaaaagttatttaaaaaatgaacaaattattaagagattattaatattattaattttttattttaagataaaaaatgtttatgtTATATGTATGGATGATATAAGTTCAAAacttttttacaattttattaaaactaatgataatatttttaaggaCTTTTACACATGGGATGTggaagaagaaaaagaagaaaaaaaaaaagaaaaggatGACGAATATAATCCAAATTtggaaaaaagaaaatatgtAGATCTTGATAAAATAACGTTTTCTCATATTTTCAACAAAAATTTTGTACCTTTATATTCAATAGaatcaataataaaaaattatgtttttttattggataaagatgaaatattttatgatatttctttttttaaaagatcttgtttatttatgtttttaaataaaaatttaaacaaaCAGAgtcatgtttttttttcaaaagttcaacattttttttattataaaaaatttgattacccatatatatataatattgatgGAAAATATTCACAAAGTACTTTACAATCTTTTAATGAAATTCTTTTATATCTAACAACATGGATTGAGATATTTAATACTAGCGAAACAGAAGATTTGGAATCACCAAATTGGATAAACGAAAATGAACAAGAACATTTGGAATCAGATGTAAACaattcaaaaacaaaaagtgATGACAATTCAAACGAAAGTTATGATCCAAATCGATTTGATAAAACCAACCAAAAATATTACGATGATTATGACACATCTATGGAAAATGAATATCCCGAATCTGACAATTCAGTCGATACGGACGATACTGACGATGCTGACGATGCTGACGAAAGGGAGTGTAGCGGTGAATATGGCGAGAGTccataaatgaaaaaaagaagaaaaacaaaaaaaccaaaaaattaaaaataaagacatATGTAATATGGgaagaatttaaaaataaatgaatatcaTATGTAGGGCATATAAAACTGATATgatagataaaataaaatttacaaaCCTTTGGATaagttaataatttttggGGGGggttttttgtttttttttggttttttttgtttttttttgtttttttttgtttttttttgttttttttgttttttttggtttttttGCAAGTTGCATTTCACTCAAACCACAATTGAGCctctttattataaaaagagCAAgacatataaatttttttttttttttttttttcatgatTGTCTAAAATTTGTATCCCATCTATTCCGTAGgttaattcattattattatttatcccttctttgaaaatatattctgaatatttcaaaaaaaaaaaaaaaaaaaaaaaaaatgatgaacattcaattagaaaaataaacaaatacataaaataaatatgagcatattatttataccgttttttattttttttattatttgagcTCCTCCGTCACACATTGCTACAAGTAATTTATTTAGAGATCCatttctaaaaataaaaaaatgttaaatatgtGGGGTTTATAGTTTGGTATAACTATTGAAAGTacacaaattaaataaaacatgtttagtatcaattttttttttttatttacatactTATATGCAAATTTAATTCTCCATATGCTTGATTTTAAATCAATTGTTTGTAATGGATCCTGAATATTTCTCAGATCGAAAATTCGAATTTTGTTATCATATCTAGAAATAAAGATagaacaatataaattataagtaataataaaaacttagacattataaatgtttatttttattttttattttttccatacGAGCCAGTATATAAAGTTTTGCTGAGAGATTCAAATTTAACCACTGTAACACCTTGAGAATGTGATCTAAAAAAATaggaattaataaaaaaaaaaaaaaaaaaaaaaattgaaagatgtaactatatatatgttttatgtAGACAAACAaggattatatatatcaattatttatttaatataatattttaatttggtaaaatttatattacctattatttttttgggaaCAATTTTTAGATCTCATATCCCATATTTTAAAAGAGCAATCATCAGaacctaataaaaaaaaaaaaaaaaaaagttgaaTATTATGGAATAAAACTAGTacagttatatatatatgtgcatgtgaaaataattttttatatttcttaaaaaaatgaaaccaTACCAGTggtaattatattttcatctcCTGCGAATGCACACGACCATACGTGATACTCATGGGCTTTCCTGTTTTACAAAATGTAACATATCAAATAAAGTTAGTAAAATTTTGataagcatatatatatatatatatatatatatttaccaAAAGTTGACTGGATTGCCATCTGAGATAAAAGACATATCTCCATTACTGAATGATACACATATTTTGCTGAAAATAGacataaacataaaatatttatatgtattattaagTTTAAACATGTATATTAtcttatttattaattttgataattttgtttttatttttatttttgtttttatttttgtttttatttttattactctACTTTGTTTTCTAGTGTATCAAAAGATAGgcctatataaaaaaaaataattttttaaaatga
This sequence is a window from Plasmodium yoelii strain 17X genome assembly, chromosome: 1. Protein-coding genes within it:
- a CDS encoding GTP-binding protein, putative, which gives rise to MINKFKQINGILKNNTIFCEGRIFSKSIFFYSIKIINKENKNDIKTYGHNKNGKKNKKNDEDDCDTINVCKNIDHKEDLIKSQNNLVKFSRNKSIFYESERIIKCESGAGGDGAFSFKKFKRKVFGNLGIPNGGKGGDGGSIYLCYSSVKGNINHKNVGNKKNDDQNKHIFINNLSELPCAILATNGGKGKANQLRGKNGTNIFLYLNKVCHVYKILPDQNDKDNKGNINGNYLCHDNKVDKNKNFPNNLDNNIKLEKKTNEENTINGNLYEKKEKNIIYYKSNYEENVYNIIKKEDPVYLKRNQHILKQIKTMDQNVRKETYIGLLCETNNCILLSKGGIGGKGNNMQNTFSFEKGQSGVINYIRVVYKCISDICFIGYDGVGKSTLLSLITHQIHTVNNLYILKKIFFKDNYQISVADFFSEKSETSQNDEKNNITFNINPNFMKYMELTHLLVIILDINMDVFAQFCSIRDELKRKDDHIYQKPYIVVINKCDLNFKEKMNKVEEAYKGIKNYDDNIPIFFVSAKYGMGITEFVNCLRNCVQKLKHNNSFFSSL
- a CDS encoding diphthine methyltransferase, putative, translated to MIEKKYNLKYCCDDICVFPSITLSNYCDYKLSEHFGLTAISTYQLKTNKEEHNSEQKKKGKVYLYRLVENTNNNQLERESDYALIYEKNINYHSGVLQSSYLFANDNLMLGSICVNGLYLSNVRDGNYDKIVATKDEKNNSGLSFDTLENKVDKICVSFSNGDMSFISDGNPVNFWKAHEYHVWSCAFAGDENIITTGSDDCSFKIWDMRSKNCSQKNNRSHSQGVTVVKFESLSKTLYTGSYDNKIRIFDLRNIQDPLQTIDLKSSIWRIKFAYKNGSLNKLLVAMCDGGAQIIKKIKNEYIFKEGINNNNELTYGIDGIQILDNHEKKKKKKIYMSCSFYNKEAQLWFE